In the Anaerostipes caccae L1-92 genome, CCGAGAAATCATCAGGGATGGGGACAGATCAACGTTCAGAAACTTCTGGATCTATAAAAGAAACTCCATCATTACCTGATTGCTTAAAAACAAGGCCTGCTGCGGGATCCAGATTCTTTCGGCATCCTGTTCTAACAAGCCTTTTCCAGAGAGTTCTTGGATAGGTTCCCGGTAAACATCCAGGATACCTGTCCCGAACCGCTTGGAAAATTCCGTTTTTGAGATCCCTTTTGTCATCCGTAGACCCAAAAACATATACTCTTCCATCTCTTCTTTTTTGGTCAGTTCTGTTTCTTTTTCAAATATGCCGCTAAAATCTGTTATTGACAGGTATTTTTCCATATCTGCCGGATTTGTAAAGCGTTTTCCCCTAAAATAAGAAGACGCCGCCAAACCAAATCCCAGGTATGGTTTCCCTGTCCAATATCCGCAGTTATGTCTGCATTCATATCCTGGTCTGGCATAGTTTGACAGCTCATACCTTTCATAGCCTAAGGTATGAAGGATCTTTTCCGTCCTTTCATACATGGCCGCATCCTCATCTTCCGTCGGCAGGAGATCATCCAGCCCTTTCATATCATAAAAAGGTGTCCCTTCTTCGATAATCAGGCTGTAAACCGACAGGTGTTCCGGCTCAAGTTCTGCAGTTCTTAACAGGGTCTGTTCCATCGTCTCCATCGTCTGCAGAGGAACCGCATTCATCAGATCTACATTGATGTTTTGGAATCCGCAGTCCCGGGCCATATAAAATCCCGAGACAAAGTCCTCAAATGTGTGAATCCGGCCTAAAATCTTCAGTTCTTCTTCCCTCGCGCTCTGAAGTCCGAAACTGATCCTGTTGATCCCGCAGTTTTGATAGGCCGAAAGTTTTTCTCTTGTGACAGTGCCGGGATTGGCTTCGATCGTGCACTCCATGTTTTCTGTACAGGAAAAAGAATCTCTGACCGTATTCATCAAAGATTCTATCTGTGCTCCCGGAATCAGGGAAGGAGTTCCTCCTCCAATGAATACCGTGCTCACTGACGGGCGTTTAAGAAGCCTTCCCCAGTGCAGAATTTCCTGCCGAAGCTTTCGTATATAGCTGCTGATCTCATCATCTCCGGCCGGAAACGAACAGAAATCACAGTAACTGCATTTTCTTTTGCAGAACGGTATATGAAGATATAGTTCAAGTTCTCTAGTCTTCATCTAATTTCAGCACACTCATGAATGCTTCCTGAGGAATTTCTACATTGCCTACCTGACGCATCCGCTTCTTTCCCTGTTTCTGTTTCTCCAGGAGTTTCCTCTTTCTGGAGATATCGCCGCCGTAGCACTTGGCCAGCACATCTTTCCGCATAGCCTTTACGGTCTCCCTGGCAATGATCTTGCTGCCCACTGCCGCCTGTATAGGGATTTCAAATAAATGCCTTGGAATTTCTTCCTTCAGCTTGGAACACATTTTTCTTCCCCTCTCGTATGCCGTCTCGGCATGAACGATGAAGGACAGTGCATCTACTTCTTCTTTGTTGATCAGGATATCCAGTTTCACGAGCTCTGATCTCTGATATCCCTTCATCTCATAATCCAGAGACGCATATCCCCTGGAACGTGATTTCAGGGCATCAAAAAAGTCATAAATGATTTCATTGAGCGGAAGTTCATACCTTAAAACAGCCCGTCCTTCCTCGATATATTCCATTCCGATATAAACGCCTCTGCGCTCCTGGCACAGTCCCATGATCGCTCCCACATAGTCGGATGTGACCATAATCTCTGCTGAAACAATCGGTTCTTCCATATAATCAATCTGTGATGGATCCGGAAGATTGGACGGATTGGTCAGCTCAATCATCGTACCGTCAGTCTTATATACCCGGTATACAACGCCCGGTGCAGTGGTCACCAGATCCAGATTGTATTCCCTTTCCAAACGCTCCTGGATGATCTCCAGGTGCAAAAGCCCTAAGAATCCACAGCGGAATCCGAATCCAAGCGCCACTGATGTCTCCGGCTCAAACTGCAGTGAAGCATCATTCAGCTGTAACTTTTCCAGGGCATCCCGAAGATCAGGATATTTTGCTCCGTCGGTCGGATAAAGCCCGCAGAATACCATTGGGTTTACTTTTTTATAACCCGGAAGCGGCTCGCTGCATGGATTGTCTGCATCTGTAATCGTGTCTCCGACCGTGGTATCCTGGACATTTTTAAGACTGGCCGTCACATATCCTACCATACCGGCGCTGAGTTCTTCCGACGGAATGAACTGTCCCGCGCCGAAGATGCCGACTTCCACTACCTCAGCCACGGCGCCGGATGCCATCATCTTCATCTTTGTTCCCGGCCGGATCGTGCCCTCTTTGATTCTTGCAAAGATAATGACTCCTTTGTAAGCATCATAAATACTATCAAAAATCAAGCCCTGCAGCGGTCCCTCAGGATCTCCGGACGGCGCAGGAATCTTCATTACGATCTGCTCCAGCACGTCCTCGATGTTGATTCCGTTTTTTGCCGAAATCAGGGGAGCATCCTCCGCTTCAATACCGATGACATCTTCAATTTCTGTCTTTACTCTCTCCGGATCTGCGCTCGGAAGATCGATCTTATTGATGACCGGCATAATCTCCAGGTCATGGTCCAGAGCAAGATAAACGTTTGCCAAAGTCTGCGCCTCAATGCCCTGTGCGGCATCTACCACAAGGACAGCTCCCTCGCATGCCGCCAGGCTCCTGGAAACTTCATAGTTGAAATCCACATGCCCCGGCGTGTCTATCAGATTGAAAATATACTCCTCGCCGTTCTCTGCCTTGTATACAATACGGACTGCCTGTGATTTAATCGTGATCCCGCGTTCCCTCTCCAGATCCATATTGTCCAGCACCTGTTCCTGCATCTCTCTGTCAGTCAGGGTGCCTGTTTTTTGAATGATACGGTCTGCCAATGTGGACTTACCGTGATCTATATGCGCAATAATACAAAAATTGCGGATTTTACTCTGATCGATTGCCATAGTTTCCTCCTGTTGCAAATAAACATATTCGATTTAGTATAGCAAAAAAAAGGCTGAAAGTCTATTTCAACCTTTTTCTTTGTTTATATTTATGTAGGTCCTCTAAGGGTATAACACATCATTTAAAATTTCCGCCAGCGGTTTCATTGCATTTTTAGCCTGCTTTACCGTGTTGTTTTGAGCGCCCAATTCAATCAGAAGACTGCGTCCTCTGTAATGCAGATTGTAACGGTATCCCTTGATGTAAATCTTCCTGGTAAGACCCGGATATTTTTTCATTGCCTCCGCCTGAAGCTGCAGGCTGAATGCCAGATTCGTCTTTTTGTTTGGATTTTTAAGGTATTTGATATCTCCATTTTTGGCAGTCCGGCTGATGCC is a window encoding:
- the hemW gene encoding radical SAM family heme chaperone HemW encodes the protein MKTRELELYLHIPFCKRKCSYCDFCSFPAGDDEISSYIRKLRQEILHWGRLLKRPSVSTVFIGGGTPSLIPGAQIESLMNTVRDSFSCTENMECTIEANPGTVTREKLSAYQNCGINRISFGLQSAREEELKILGRIHTFEDFVSGFYMARDCGFQNINVDLMNAVPLQTMETMEQTLLRTAELEPEHLSVYSLIIEEGTPFYDMKGLDDLLPTEDEDAAMYERTEKILHTLGYERYELSNYARPGYECRHNCGYWTGKPYLGFGLAASSYFRGKRFTNPADMEKYLSITDFSGIFEKETELTKKEEMEEYMFLGLRMTKGISKTEFSKRFGTGILDVYREPIQELSGKGLLEQDAERIWIPQQALFLSNQVMMEFLL
- the lepA gene encoding translation elongation factor 4, with product MAIDQSKIRNFCIIAHIDHGKSTLADRIIQKTGTLTDREMQEQVLDNMDLERERGITIKSQAVRIVYKAENGEEYIFNLIDTPGHVDFNYEVSRSLAACEGAVLVVDAAQGIEAQTLANVYLALDHDLEIMPVINKIDLPSADPERVKTEIEDVIGIEAEDAPLISAKNGINIEDVLEQIVMKIPAPSGDPEGPLQGLIFDSIYDAYKGVIIFARIKEGTIRPGTKMKMMASGAVAEVVEVGIFGAGQFIPSEELSAGMVGYVTASLKNVQDTTVGDTITDADNPCSEPLPGYKKVNPMVFCGLYPTDGAKYPDLRDALEKLQLNDASLQFEPETSVALGFGFRCGFLGLLHLEIIQERLEREYNLDLVTTAPGVVYRVYKTDGTMIELTNPSNLPDPSQIDYMEEPIVSAEIMVTSDYVGAIMGLCQERRGVYIGMEYIEEGRAVLRYELPLNEIIYDFFDALKSRSRGYASLDYEMKGYQRSELVKLDILINKEEVDALSFIVHAETAYERGRKMCSKLKEEIPRHLFEIPIQAAVGSKIIARETVKAMRKDVLAKCYGGDISRKRKLLEKQKQGKKRMRQVGNVEIPQEAFMSVLKLDED